A genomic segment from Diospyros lotus cultivar Yz01 chromosome 5, ASM1463336v1, whole genome shotgun sequence encodes:
- the LOC127801110 gene encoding probable WRKY transcription factor 46: protein MEKTLINELTRGMELTEQLKTQFDTFASPESCELLIRKIISSYDKALSVLNLGDSVDQVLAGRSQSTEDSEPSLKDQYCSNVYKKRKTLPQWTKEVKLCSETGQGSLDDGFSWRKYGQKVILGANFPRAYYRCTHQHGRGCLARKHVQRSDEDPSIFKVIYRGRHTCNQTRQVTPSSTSSGIEFPEQMSGPSSRPIFDGENSGQSQDLFFNYETALALKTEEMNPSFSFPCSLIQPDNMESNVFAEFLKENDFISAEPSESAFYRVLPDQMDDFRLGQNWQHSESDGNETISAPGSVTNSPMGNLDFTLDQVDFDPNFPFDTCELFS, encoded by the exons ATGGAGAAGACTCTGATCAATGAGTTAACCAGAGGGATGGAGCTCACGGAGCAGCTCAAAACGCAGTTCGACACTTTTGCATCTCCCGAATCATGCGAACTGCTAATTCGGAAGATCATTTCCTCGTACGACAAGGCTTTATCAGTGCTGAATTTGGGTGATTCGGTCGACCAAGTCCTTGCTGGCCGTAGCCAAAGCACCGAGGATTCTGAGCCATCTCTCAAGGACCAATACTGCTCGAATGTCTACAAGAAGAG AAAGACACTGCCCCAGTGGACTAAAGAGGTGAAGCTTTGCTCAGAAACAGGGCAAGGTTCTCTGGACGATGGCTTTAGCTGGAGAAAATATGGCCAGAAGGTTATCTTGGGAGCCAATTTTCCAAG AGCCTACTATCGGTGCACTCATCAACATGGACGAGGCTGCTTGGCAAGAAAGCATGTCCAGAGATCAGATGAAGATCCTTCAATCTTCAAGGTTATATATCGTGGAAGGCACACCTGTAATCAGACTCGCCAAGTAACCCCTTCTTCAACCTCAAGTGGGATTGAATTCCCGGAACAGATGAGTGGCCCTTCCTCCCGGCCAATCTTCGATGGCGAAAACTCCGGCCAGTCGCAAGACTTGTTCTTCAACTACGAGACAGCCCTTGCACTTAAAACTGAAGAGATGAATCCCTCCTTTTCGTTTCCTTGCTCGCTAATCCAACCGGATAACATGGAATCCAATGTCTTCGCAGAATTTCTCAAGGAGAATGACTTTATATCTGCAGAGCCATCGGAGTCTGCTTTCTATAGAGTGTTGCCAGACCAAATGGATGACTTCAGATTGGGTCAAAACTGGCAGCACTCGGAATCTGATGGTAATGAGACAATTTCAGCTCCGGGTTCGGTCACCAATTCTCCGATGGGGAACTTGGATTTCACGCTGGATCAAGTCGATTTTGACCCGAATTTCCCATTCGACACTTGTGAACTCTTCTCCTAA